Proteins from a genomic interval of Treponema succinifaciens DSM 2489:
- a CDS encoding TIGR03936 family radical SAM-associated protein: MKTSDLIDPLKIFASKLNSIQSPSRYVGGEFGITVKPHSEQDEYFNFAVAFPDLYEIAMSNLAVKIIYNGLNLLPDVRCERVFAPDVDFENLLKENNVPLYTIETGIPLFKTDMIGFSIGYELGITEVLAMLDSGKVHLLASERTEDEPIVIAGGCGVTNPAPFSDFFDAFFIGEAEPALFYLVEDLSKLKKNGASRKDLIGFLESKNFIWTKKKHLEKKVARRVVQSDFGLVPSVPGWFPLPSCKPVQDHGVVEIMRGCPNGCRFCHAGIYYRPMRVKNKNLIIEEIDHLVFDAGYREVSLNSLSSVDFPEVSNLLDILNERYKGFNVSFQLPSLKVNAFSLDILEKLSKIRKSGLTFAVETPEEMWQLSLNKEVYASHLEEIIKEAKSRGWSSAKFYFMIGLPLGDYFEDRNCDSGAEGSEEKAIVDFLLELQAKTKIQCNVNVGVFIPKPHTPYERVKQIKPEVAEAKIEYIFKSLPRGKFKMGRHNYSATILEGLLSRGDFNAGKVILNAYKKGVRFDAWDDYLRKDFPLWEEAFAESDFNVKDWIFHNWNEDTLPWNSVSLGPAQGFYKKEWQKSLEHKLTEKCSADCNHKCGVCNTKEKIEVFTQQTVESVLKCIKNNTVKAPLPMPECNIPILYRVIFNFTRKNGGEFTAYLSQVEIFHKAVLRSGLNFVFSSGFNPLPRLEFASAMTLGISSFEETASCLLYENIESSEFVSKMNKVLPSNLQITEAFIFPVTNMRKRESLSQGLWGGIYRYSFYLPSDAFFESEQYSEFLEKNSAAKIKSIEKNEYQAILPVSDKNFRLAIESFYEKKWYEVVSIEKLHTLAKNEINGWTAEDEEMWRKNNKNFIKSASCKSGQDPVSYMELYSQIAKINIDLINKRKELQIEQEEFLKSHHDFFK; the protein is encoded by the coding sequence ATGAAAACTTCTGATTTAATTGATCCTCTGAAAATTTTTGCTTCTAAGTTGAATTCTATTCAGTCGCCGTCGCGTTATGTTGGCGGAGAATTCGGAATTACAGTTAAGCCACATTCCGAGCAGGACGAATATTTTAATTTTGCAGTTGCATTTCCTGATTTGTATGAAATTGCAATGTCAAATCTTGCAGTAAAAATTATTTATAACGGACTGAATCTTCTTCCCGATGTAAGATGCGAACGCGTTTTTGCTCCTGATGTTGATTTTGAAAATCTTTTAAAAGAAAATAATGTGCCGCTTTACACAATTGAAACTGGAATTCCGTTGTTCAAAACAGACATGATTGGTTTTTCAATTGGCTACGAGCTTGGAATAACGGAAGTTTTGGCAATGCTTGATTCTGGCAAGGTTCATCTTCTTGCAAGCGAAAGAACTGAAGACGAGCCAATCGTTATCGCTGGCGGCTGTGGTGTTACAAATCCAGCTCCATTCAGCGATTTTTTTGACGCATTTTTTATAGGCGAAGCTGAACCTGCGCTTTTTTACTTAGTTGAAGATTTGTCCAAGCTGAAAAAAAACGGCGCGTCAAGAAAAGATTTGATTGGATTTTTAGAATCAAAAAATTTCATTTGGACAAAGAAAAAACACCTTGAAAAAAAAGTTGCAAGAAGAGTAGTGCAGTCTGATTTTGGTCTTGTTCCGTCTGTGCCAGGCTGGTTTCCTTTGCCGTCCTGTAAGCCTGTTCAGGATCATGGCGTTGTTGAAATTATGCGCGGATGTCCAAATGGCTGTCGTTTTTGCCATGCCGGAATTTACTACCGGCCTATGCGTGTAAAAAACAAAAATTTAATAATTGAAGAAATTGACCATTTAGTTTTTGATGCGGGCTACAGAGAAGTCAGTCTTAATTCCTTGAGCAGCGTGGATTTTCCCGAAGTTTCAAATCTCCTTGATATTTTAAATGAACGTTATAAAGGTTTTAATGTTTCGTTTCAACTTCCATCGTTAAAAGTAAATGCATTTTCACTTGATATTCTTGAGAAACTTTCAAAAATCAGAAAAAGCGGTCTTACATTCGCCGTTGAAACTCCAGAGGAAATGTGGCAGCTAAGCCTTAACAAGGAAGTTTATGCAAGCCATCTTGAAGAAATTATAAAGGAAGCAAAGAGTCGTGGCTGGTCGAGCGCAAAATTTTATTTTATGATAGGTCTTCCGCTTGGCGATTATTTTGAAGACAGAAATTGTGATTCAGGAGCCGAGGGAAGTGAAGAAAAAGCTATAGTCGATTTTCTTCTTGAGCTTCAAGCAAAAACAAAAATTCAGTGCAATGTAAATGTCGGAGTTTTTATTCCCAAGCCGCATACTCCTTATGAACGTGTGAAACAGATAAAGCCTGAAGTCGCAGAAGCAAAAATTGAATATATATTCAAAAGCCTTCCACGTGGAAAATTTAAAATGGGACGGCACAATTACAGTGCGACTATTCTTGAAGGTCTTTTGAGCCGTGGTGATTTTAATGCGGGCAAAGTTATCTTGAATGCTTACAAAAAGGGCGTCCGTTTTGATGCATGGGATGACTATCTGCGCAAAGATTTTCCTTTGTGGGAAGAAGCTTTTGCAGAATCTGATTTTAATGTCAAAGACTGGATTTTTCACAATTGGAATGAAGATACGCTGCCTTGGAATTCTGTTAGCCTTGGTCCTGCGCAAGGTTTCTATAAAAAGGAATGGCAAAAATCCCTTGAACATAAACTTACTGAAAAATGCAGTGCAGACTGCAACCATAAATGCGGCGTTTGCAATACAAAGGAAAAAATAGAAGTATTTACACAACAAACTGTAGAATCTGTCTTAAAATGTATAAAAAATAATACAGTAAAAGCTCCTTTGCCGATGCCTGAGTGTAATATTCCTATTCTTTATAGAGTAATTTTCAATTTTACAAGAAAAAATGGTGGAGAATTTACGGCTTATTTGTCTCAAGTTGAAATTTTTCACAAAGCGGTTTTGCGTTCTGGGCTGAATTTTGTGTTTTCATCAGGTTTTAATCCGTTGCCGCGCTTGGAATTTGCTTCTGCAATGACTTTGGGAATATCTTCTTTTGAGGAAACAGCATCCTGCTTGCTTTATGAAAATATAGAAAGTTCCGAGTTTGTTTCAAAAATGAATAAAGTTTTGCCTTCAAATTTGCAGATTACCGAAGCTTTCATTTTTCCCGTAACAAATATGAGAAAACGAGAATCCTTGAGTCAAGGGCTTTGGGGTGGAATTTATAGGTACAGTTTTTATTTGCCGTCAGACGCCTTTTTTGAATCAGAGCAGTATAGTGAATTCCTTGAAAAAAATTCAGCCGCAAAAATTAAATCCATAGAAAAAAATGAATATCAAGCGATTTTGCCAGTCAGCGATAAAAATTTCCGCCTTGCAATTGAATCCTTTTATGAAAAAAAATGGTATGAAGTTGTCAGCATAGAAAAACTTCATACGCTTGCCAAGAATGAAATAAATGGATGGACTGCGGAAGATGAAGAAATGTGGAGAAAAAATAATAAGAATTTTATAAAGTCAGCCTCCTGCAAATCCGGGCAAGATCCAGTTTCGTATATGGAGCTTTATTCGCAGATTGCAAAAATAAACATTGATCTTATAAATAAACGGAAAGAACTTCAAATTGAACAGGAAGAATTTTTAAAGTCACATCATGATTTTTTCAAATGA
- the rodA gene encoding rod shape-determining protein RodA — MKIRFFSSIDYILLLCVLLLITIGIAFIYSSGINSEGVLVSNEYIKQIVWFCIGFSVMIIMALMDYRKLERYSHYFFIFMAAILVYTRFFGRYVNGARSWLGIGDLGIQPSELMKIAFILCLARFLEKSSAEKPMKRFVLAICIMMVPMGLILLQPDLGTASVFLPIFLFMCFMADVPVRYLMIVFLTGMLTIVFAVLPIWETEILRKSVPIIHVLSNIKLRILVFSASLGICIIGILGNMFFKKKYYYWITYFFGIFSCAIAGSWCCGKVLKPYQIARLIVFIDPNSDPRGAGWNIIQSKTAIGAGTLFGRGFMQGSQSHLRFLPQQSTDFIFSIFSEEMGFVGGIVLFCAFFAILIRITHIIRQTNNSYSCYIASGILGMFFFHFIVNVGMVMGIMPITGIPLPFLSYGGSALLTNMLAIGLLMSINSRRLDFKTTL, encoded by the coding sequence ATGAAAATCAGATTTTTTAGTTCAATTGACTATATTCTTCTTTTGTGCGTTTTGCTTTTAATAACCATTGGCATTGCATTTATTTATTCTTCTGGAATAAATTCTGAAGGTGTTCTTGTTTCCAATGAGTACATAAAGCAGATTGTTTGGTTTTGCATCGGATTTTCAGTAATGATTATAATGGCTCTGATGGATTACAGAAAACTGGAGCGATATTCCCATTACTTTTTTATTTTTATGGCGGCAATTCTTGTATACACAAGATTTTTTGGAAGATATGTAAATGGAGCTAGAAGCTGGCTTGGAATCGGGGATTTGGGAATTCAGCCTTCTGAGCTTATGAAAATAGCATTTATACTTTGTTTGGCGCGTTTTCTTGAAAAATCCTCTGCTGAAAAACCAATGAAACGTTTTGTGCTTGCAATTTGTATAATGATGGTTCCAATGGGACTTATTCTTCTTCAGCCTGACTTGGGAACTGCGAGTGTTTTTCTTCCTATTTTTCTTTTTATGTGCTTTATGGCTGATGTTCCTGTCCGCTATCTTATGATTGTTTTTTTGACTGGAATGCTTACCATTGTTTTTGCGGTTCTTCCAATTTGGGAAACTGAAATTTTGCGGAAATCTGTTCCCATTATCCATGTTCTTTCAAACATAAAACTTAGAATTCTTGTTTTTTCAGCTTCCCTTGGAATTTGTATAATTGGAATTTTGGGAAATATGTTTTTCAAGAAAAAATATTATTATTGGATTACATATTTCTTTGGAATTTTTTCATGCGCAATTGCTGGTTCCTGGTGTTGCGGAAAAGTTTTAAAGCCTTACCAGATTGCAAGGCTTATAGTTTTTATAGATCCGAATAGCGATCCTCGTGGAGCCGGCTGGAATATAATTCAGTCCAAAACTGCAATAGGAGCTGGAACACTTTTTGGGCGCGGATTCATGCAAGGTTCTCAAAGCCATTTGCGTTTTCTTCCTCAGCAAAGCACGGATTTTATATTCAGCATCTTTTCAGAGGAAATGGGATTTGTAGGCGGAATTGTTTTATTCTGCGCATTTTTTGCAATCTTGATTCGAATTACGCACATAATAAGGCAGACTAATAATTCCTACAGCTGCTACATTGCTTCTGGAATTCTTGGAATGTTCTTTTTTCATTTTATTGTAAATGTTGGAATGGTTATGGGAATAATGCCAATCACAGGAATTCCGCTTCCGTTTCTTTCTTATGGAGGTTCTGCGCTTTTGACAAATATGCTTGCGATTGGTCTTTTGATGAGCATTAACAGCCGCCGTCTTGATTTTAAAACAACTTTATGA
- the mrdA gene encoding penicillin-binding protein 2, with protein sequence MSGKNRFDSAFEDSKNKSGSLKKNYKASFLLGIISVFFAVYALKLFSLQILEGAQYQNRSVRISRTITKIAAQRGEIFDRKAKLPMVINTDSFAVDLIPGEIPQGYFDTVATKLAKFLGISKMNIDTKIPSRLRKSFSPIEVKTNVPFEIISNIAENLTDLPGVSWRNKPVRYYAETGSLSHVLGYVGDITNEELKLMYNKGYTSNSIVGKTGIERQYDSLLQGKEGSISRTVDVHGRILNEDPVVVPPVSGKNLVLTIDSEIQTLAEKALGERVGAAVVIKPASGEILAMVSYPYFDANIFSKDDASAQYAKLAADKNKPMLNRVVNAEYPPASTFKIIMSTAVLSEKVFPAEKKIECPGRITYGDRVFRCHIGLPGHGWLDLKNALAQSCDVYFWVIGTDHLGVERIASYSKEFGFGQSLGIDLPAQSNGFVPTPQWKERRYHEKWLGGDTMNVSIGQGYTLATPLHVANMMAMVCNSGKIYRPHLLKEIRDSANDSVQEIKPEVMHESTVAPEVWKDVQRNLRYTITDGTAVYPMHNTSVQIAGKTGTAEVNGVGKNHWHSWMVAYAPFDAPPEEQVVVAVLVEAVNTWEWWAPYATNIIIQGIFNNQTFEESVDALKFRYLLNRQRAAGGRRE encoded by the coding sequence ATGAGCGGAAAAAATCGTTTTGATTCAGCTTTTGAAGATTCAAAAAACAAAAGCGGCTCGCTAAAAAAAAATTATAAAGCTTCATTTTTGCTTGGAATTATTTCTGTTTTTTTTGCTGTTTATGCGCTGAAACTTTTCAGCCTTCAGATTTTGGAAGGAGCGCAGTATCAAAACCGCTCTGTTCGAATTTCAAGAACTATAACAAAAATTGCGGCTCAGCGTGGAGAAATTTTTGATAGAAAGGCAAAGTTGCCGATGGTTATCAATACAGATTCTTTCGCTGTTGATTTGATTCCTGGAGAAATTCCGCAGGGATATTTTGATACTGTTGCAACGAAACTCGCCAAATTCCTTGGAATTTCAAAAATGAATATTGACACAAAAATTCCGTCGCGGCTCAGAAAAAGTTTTTCGCCAATTGAAGTAAAAACAAACGTTCCTTTTGAAATTATTTCGAATATTGCAGAAAATCTGACTGACTTGCCTGGAGTTTCATGGAGAAACAAGCCTGTCCGCTATTATGCCGAAACTGGTTCTCTGAGCCATGTTTTAGGATACGTAGGCGATATTACAAATGAAGAACTTAAGCTGATGTATAACAAAGGCTATACTTCAAATTCAATCGTTGGAAAAACTGGAATCGAAAGGCAGTATGACAGCTTGCTTCAGGGAAAAGAAGGAAGCATAAGCCGCACAGTTGATGTTCACGGACGAATCTTGAATGAGGATCCTGTTGTTGTTCCGCCTGTGAGTGGAAAAAATCTTGTTCTCACAATCGATAGTGAAATTCAAACTTTGGCAGAAAAAGCACTTGGAGAACGGGTAGGGGCTGCGGTTGTTATAAAGCCTGCTTCCGGGGAAATTCTTGCCATGGTTTCATATCCATATTTTGATGCCAATATATTTTCAAAAGATGACGCTTCTGCTCAATATGCAAAACTTGCCGCGGACAAAAATAAGCCAATGCTGAACAGAGTTGTAAATGCTGAATATCCTCCGGCTTCAACTTTTAAAATCATTATGAGCACTGCAGTTCTTTCAGAAAAAGTTTTCCCTGCGGAAAAAAAAATAGAATGTCCCGGCAGAATTACTTACGGAGACAGAGTTTTCCGTTGCCATATCGGGCTTCCAGGACATGGCTGGCTTGATTTAAAAAATGCGCTTGCCCAGAGTTGCGATGTTTATTTTTGGGTCATAGGAACAGATCATCTTGGGGTGGAGCGAATCGCAAGTTATTCCAAAGAATTTGGATTTGGCCAGAGTCTTGGAATTGATTTGCCTGCTCAAAGCAATGGCTTTGTTCCTACGCCGCAATGGAAGGAACGCCGTTACCATGAAAAATGGCTTGGCGGCGACACAATGAATGTGTCAATCGGACAGGGATATACTCTTGCAACGCCTCTTCATGTTGCGAATATGATGGCTATGGTTTGCAACAGCGGAAAAATTTACAGGCCGCATTTGCTTAAAGAAATTCGGGATTCCGCAAATGATTCAGTTCAAGAAATAAAGCCTGAAGTAATGCATGAGTCAACTGTAGCTCCTGAAGTCTGGAAAGATGTTCAAAGAAATTTGCGTTACACAATTACAGACGGAACTGCTGTTTATCCGATGCACAATACTTCTGTACAGATTGCGGGAAAAACTGGAACTGCGGAAGTTAATGGCGTTGGAAAAAATCACTGGCATTCTTGGATGGTTGCTTATGCGCCTTTTGATGCTCCGCCTGAAGAGCAAGTTGTTGTCGCGGTTCTAGTTGAAGCCGTAAATACTTGGGAATGGTGGGCTCCTTATGCCACAAATATAATTATCCAGGGAATTTTCAATAATCAGACTTTTGAAGAATCTGTGGATGCTTTGAAATTCCGCTATTTACTGAACAGGCAAAGAGCAGCAGGAGGAAGACGCGAATGA